ATATCAACCACGGAATCGGAAAGTATTTAGGGATAGAAACCAAGGAAATACTCGGAATTCACAAAGATTACTTGCATATTCAATACGCCGGCGGGGACAGCCTGTTTGTGCCGATCGAGCAGATCGATCACGTCCAGAAATACGTGGCCAGCGAGGAAAGCCAGCCCAAGGTGTACAGCCTCGGCGGCAGCGAGTGGAAGCGCGTCAAAAACAAAGTCCAGTCCTCCGTAAAAGACATCGCCGAGGACCTGATCAAGCTGTACGCAGCGAGGGAGGCGGCTGTCGGCCATGCTTTCTCCCGAGATACGGAGGAGCAGCGGGAGTTCGAAGCGATGTTCCCGTACCAGGAAACGCCTGACCAGCTCCGCGCGATCGCGGAAGTGAAGCAAGACATGGAGAAGAGACGCCCGATGGACCGGCTCGTCTGCGGCGACGTCGGCTACGGCAAGACAGAGGTGGCCATTCGCGCGGCGTTCAAGGCGGTCATGGAGGGCAAGCAGGTAGCGGTGCTGGTTCCGACGACGATCCTTGCCCAGCAGCACTACGAAACTTTCCGGGAGCGCTTCGCCGATTATCCGATCCGAGTAGAGGTACTCAGCCGCTTCCGTTCCCGCAAGGAGCAGAATGCCACGATGAAGGGGCTGAAGGACGGGATTGTCGATGTCGTAATCGGAACGCACCGTCTGCTCTCCAAGGATATTCAATTCCGCGATCTCGGCCTGTTGATCGTCGACGAGGAGCAGCGATTCGGGGTCAGCCACAAGGAAAAGCTAAAGCAATTGAAAACCAATGTGGACGTGCTCACCTTGACGGCGACGCCGATCCCGCGTACCCTGCATATGTCGATGATCGGCGTCCGCGATTTGTCGGTCATCGAAACGCCGCCGGAAAACCGCTTCCCGGTGCAGACCTATGTGATGGAGTACAGCCCGGCCTTGGTGCGCGAGGCGATCGAGCGGGAAATGGCCCGAGGCGGCCAGGTCTTTTTCCTGTACAACCAGGTGCAGGGAATCGAGCAGATGGCGGAACAGATCTCCATGCTGGTGCCGGACGCGCGCATCGCGGTGGCGCACGGCCAAATGAACGAGAGCGAACTGGAGAGCGTCATCCTGGACTTTTTGGAAGGCAACTACGATGTCCTGGTCAGCACGACCATCATCGAGACAGGGGTGGACATCCCCAACGTCAACACGCTGATCATTCACAATGCGGACAAGATGGGGCTGTCCCAGCTCTATCAGCTGCGGGGGCGCGTCGGGCGTTCCAACCGGATTGCTTACGCGTACTTTACCTATCAGCGGGATAAAGTGCTGACAGAGGTAGCGGAAAAGCGTCTGCAGGCCATCAAGGAATTTACAGAATTGGGCTCCGGTTTCAAAATTGCCATGCGCGATTTGTCCATTCGCGGGGCGGGCAATCTGCTGGGGGCGGAGCAGCACGGCTTCATCAACTCGGTCGGTTTTGATTTGTACAGCCAGATGCTGAAGGACGCGATCGACGAGCTGAAGGGCGAAGTGAAGCAGGAAGCGGCACCTCCTGTGGAAATCAACCTGCAGCTGGATGCGTACCTCCCGTCTACCTACATTACGGACAGCCGGCAAAAGATCGAGATGTACAAAAAGTTCGTCGCGGTCTCGACGCTGGAGGATGTGGACGATCTCGCGGAGGAGCTGCTTGACCGCTTCGGGCCTTTGACCAAGCCGGTGGAGAATCTGCTGACGATTTCGCGTCTGCGGGTCTATGCGCTGGAGCATAAGATCACCGAGATCAGCCAGAAGAATCCGGACGAGATCAAACTCTTCTTGCATCCCAGCCAAAACAACAATATCGACGGGGGCGCGCTGTTTGCGCTTGCCAGCAATTGGAGCAGGCGGGTCGGCTTGTCAGGTGGACAACAGATCGTGATAACTGTTAAAGTAAAGGGGTTACGGGAAGACGAGGGCGTGCAGCTGGTGGAAAAGCTGCTTCGCCAATTTCACATGGTGCGCAAAGACACCAGTACGGAGAGGCCCGTGTCTTGAGAAAGCCACGGGTTTCCGAGAAGGGAGATCCACAAATGATGAAACGATCTGTTGCTTTGTTGTCTTCAGCAGTGCTGGCCGTGTCCCTTTTGACCGGTTGCGGCGGAGCGGCGGGTAAGGACTCCGCGGCTAAGCCTGCTGACCAGACCCAGCCCGCGCAAAACGGCGAACAGGCCACGCAGCCTGATGATGTGTTGGACCAATTTAAAAAACTGAATCTGCCGTATACGGTCGATCCCAAAACGGTTCTGGTGGAATACCAGGACGGCAGTTTGACGGCGCAAGAGTTCGAGACATTCCTGCGCGTCATCAATTTCTTGAACCCCATGCAAGGAGCGATGATCGAAAGCATTGACCAGGAGTCGCTGAAAATCTTTGCACGGGAGTACACCGCTACCAAGATCCTGGCCGCCCGCGCAGCAGATGAGGCGACCCAGAAGGAATCTCAGGAGCTGGCCGAGAAAACCTTTGAAAACATCAAGGGACAGTACATGGGCTTGCTTGGCAAGGACCCGTCCAAATTTGAGCAACTGTTGAAAAACCAGGAGTTGGATCAACAAACGATCATCGAGCAGATGGTGTTGATCAACAAGTCGATGGCGGTCCTGAAAAAGGACATTAACGACGCGGAGCTGAAAAAGACATACGAGGGCTTGGATAAAGCATCGATTACCGTCGCCTCCGTTCGCCACATTCTGGTTTCGTTTGAAAAGCACAACAACAAGCCTGAGGAAGCGCTGAAAGTAGCCAACGACCTCGTAGCCCGCCTGAAAAAAGGGGAAGACTTTGCGAAACTGGCGACAGAAAACACGGATGATCCGGGGAGCAAGGAATCCGGCGGTCTGTACGCGGATGCGGACGTCAGCCAGTGGGTGCCCGAATTCCAGGATGCAGCTATGAAGCTCGCGCTGAATGAAATCAGCGAGCCTGTCAAGACGGAGTACGGCTATCACATCATGCGCGTGGAAAGCCGCAAAGAAAAAACGTTTGAAGAAATGAAAGCGCAGCTGGAAAATCAGGCGCTGGAGCAGAAATACGATCATTTTAATAAGGTAGAGCTGGACAAGCTCATCACGAAATACAACATTCCGGAAACCAAACCAGCTTCATAATGACGGAGGAAAAACAGGGACAGCCGTTCCCTGTTTTTTCGTTTTCTCGCATATATTTGAAGCGGGAGTGAATACTATAGTCACTCGCTACCGCCCGGGGGAGAGTAACAGAAACAGTTGGAAAATGTTGCTGCCGACAATCCGTAGTGAAAATGAGAATCTGAGGAAAAAATACAGGTAACCACCAACCCATTCACAACCCACTTCTCAGGAAAGCGAGGCAACATGACATGAAAGCAACAGGTATTGTTCGTCGCATTGACGACCTCGGCCGGGTCGTGATTCCAAAGGAAATCCGTCGTACGCTGCGCATTCGTGAAGGCGACCCACTGGAGATTTTTGTAGACCGCGATGGGGAAGTCATCCTGAAAAAGTATTCTCCAATTGGGGAGCTGGGTGATTTCGCCAAGGAATATGCCGACTCTCTCTACGAGAGCCTGAATCATATCGTTCTGATCTCGGATCGCGACACCATCATCGCCGTATCGGGAGCATCCAAGAAGGAGTACATGGAAAAATCGATCGGCAGCATCGTGGAGAAAAGCCTGGAGGAGAGAAAGACGCGACTGGAGAAAAATACGGGAACCTATGAGATCTGTCGCGATCTAAACGAAACGTACGGCTCGTTTGTCGTCGCCCCGATCGTCGCTGGCGGCGATCCGATCGGCTCCGTGATTCTTGTGACCAAAAATGAATCGACAAAAATGGGCGACTTGGAAACAAAGATGGCAGAGACAGCAGCAGGCTTCCTCGCCAAACAGATGGAGCAATAGGATTTGAGCGAAACAGCCTCGATTGGAGGGGCTGTTTTTTTTCTTTTAAAAAAAGTGGGGGGATGCCTACGGAGATGAGCATCGCTTGTTTTTGGGTGCCCTTTCGGTTGTGGTATAATGTACGCAGTTTGTGGTTGGAGAGGAGATATTTCACACACATGGCTAGGGAAAAGGCATCCGTACAATTTGTGAAAGGCGCCGCCATTCTGGGGGCGGCCGGTCTTGTCTCCAAGCTCCTCGGTGCGGTCTACCGAATCCCGTACCAAAATATCGCTGGTGACATCGGCCTGTACGTATATATGCAGGTTTACCCGCTTTATTCAACCCTGCTGATTTTGGCCACAGCGGGCTTTCCTATCGCGATTTCCAAAATCATCTCCGAGCGGATTGCGGTGGGTGATGCGGCCGGAGCACGCAAGGCGTTTCGCGTAGCGAGCATGACCCTCGCGGTGCTCGGGCTCTTTTTCTTTCTGTTCCTCTACGGTGGGGCCACCGTGATTGCCCGGTCCATGGGCGACGAGCAGTTGGCCATGCCGCTGCGGGCTGTAGCCTGGTCGCTTTTGCTCGTGCCGATGGTGGCCATCCTGCGCGGCTATTTTCAAGGCCATCAAAACATGATGCCGACCGGTGTCTCGCAGGTCATGGAGCAGCTCATTCGGGTGGTCTTTATCCTGATTGCCGCCTGGTGGGCGATGAGTGCCTATCAGGACGCCTATTTGGCGGGGACCGGCGCGGTATTTGCCGCCTTTCCGGGAGCGGTGACCGCGATTCTGGTGCTCCTCTGGTATTGGAAAAAAACCAAGCAGTCGCAGCAGCTGCAGGGTGAAGAGGGGGAGGCGGCCACATCGTCCACCTGGTCCAATCGCCAAGTGCTGCGCAGCTTGCTGTTTTACGCGCTGCCCATCTGTATGGGCGCATTGGTGCTTCCCCTGATTCCCTTGGTCGACTCGATGACCGTCGTCAACATGCTGCAGTGGAGCGGGATGGATGAGGAAGCGGCCAAATTGTTCAAAGGGGCATTTGACCGCAGTCAGCCTCTGATCCAATTCGGTACGTTCTTTGCGACTTCGCTGTCGCTCGCGCTCGTCCCGGCGATCAGCGAGGCGGTCGCGCAGCGGCAGCAGCGTGTGATTGAAGGCAGGACAGAAGTGGCGATCCGGCTTACCTTTTTGCTCGGGCTGCCTGCTTCCTTCGGCCTCGCGCTCCTCGCCGAGCCGGTCAATGTCATGCTCTATGGGGATGATAAAGGAACCCAGGCACTGGCTATCCAATCCTTCACGATTCTGTTTGCCACACTGAGCATTGCCAGCGCGGGCATTTTGCAGGGGCTGGGACGCGTGATGAGACCGGCCCGCAATCTGTTTATCGGCGTTTTGTTTAAGCTGATCCTCAATCTGGCGCTGGTGCCCGTCTGGGGAATCTCCGGTGCTGCAGTCGCGACAGTGCTGTCTTATCTGATCGCGATGGGGCTGAACGTACTGGCCGTGCAGAAATACACCGGTGCCCGTCTGGGACTGAAGCAGATTGCCTGGAAGCCGTTTTTATCCGTCAGCATCATGGGCGTCGTCGTACTGATTGTGGAAGGGGGCATGCTGTTGCTGCTCCAAGGTACGCTCGCATCGACGCGGCTGCTTCATACGGTGGTTGGCCTGGTATCGGTAGGAGCCGGAGGTGCTGTCTATCTGGTCGCCCTGCTGAAAACGGGCGGTTTGACGGCAGCGGATATTCGCTTTCTGCCAAAGGGGGAGCGGATCGCCTCTTTCCTTCATCGGATGAAATTGCTCCGTACATAAGTGAGGGGAAAAGGAATGCCGCGACCCGAAAAGCAATGAAATAAGGAGGCATGGCGCTTGACTGATACAAAAGGCAAAATAACCGTCCTGGGTCTGGGGGCGGGGGATCTGGACCAGTTGCCGTACGGACTGTACCGCACACTGACAGGTACGGGTCACTTGTATTTGCGTACACGTGAACATCCGGTTGTGTCCCAATTGGCCCAGGAGATTTCCTACACGGCTTTTGACGAGATCTACGAGCGGCACGACAGCTTTGACGACGTCTATGCCGAAATCACAGATACGCTGCTGGCCAAAGCCCTGCAGGAGCGGGCGATTGTCTACGCGGTGCCGGGCCATCCGCTGGTAGCCGAGCGGACGGTCCAGCTGCTGCTGCAGGAGGGACCCAAGCGAGGAGTCGAGATCGAGATCGGGGGCGGGCAAAGCTTCATAGACCCGCTGTTTGCCCGTTTGCGGATCGACCCCATCGAAGGATTTGCGCTCCTCGACGGCACGGCATTCAAAGCGGATCAGGTGCATCCGGGGATGCATACCATCATTGCCCAGGTGTATGATGCCCGGGTCGCCTCCGAGGTAAAGCTGACGCTGATGGAGGTCTTGCCGGACGAACATCCCGTGACCGTGGCGACTGCCGTGGGTGTCACCGGGCAGGAGCGGATTACGACGGCGCCTCTGTACGAACTGGATCATCAGGATCACTTCGGCAACCTGACGCTGGTCTATGTGCCGCCAGCCCAGGAAGAGCGCGTCCGGTACCGGCAGTTCTCCTATCTGAAAGAGATTGTGGCCATATTGCGCAGTCCGGAGGGGTGCCCGTGGGATCGGGAGCAAACCCACCAGAGCATCCGCAAAAATCTGATCGAAGAAACCTACGAGGTCCTGGAGACGATTGACGACGAGGACCCGGATGCGATGTGCGAGGAGCTGGGCGACCTGCTCATGCAGATCATGCTCCACTCGCAGATGGCGGCAGAAGACGGCTATTTCACCGTCGACGATGTCGTGGCGGGCCTAAGTGAAAAGCTGATCCGCCGTCACCCGCATGTCTTCGGCGAGAAAAGCGCGGAGGATGCAGGCGAAGCCCTGGCCAACTGGCAGGAGATCAAGGCCCAGGAAAAGGCAGCCAAGGGGATCGACCCCGAGCGGCAGTCCAAGCTGGCGGGAATCCCCCGCGATTTGCCCGCTCTCATGTACGCCTACAAGCTGCAGAAAAAAGCGGCTCACGTCGGTTTTGACTGGGAGAACATCGAGGATGTCTACAAAAAGATCGACGAGGAGTACCAGGAGCTGCGAGAGGCGGCAGAAGATGAACGGGCCGGCGAACTGGGGGATTTGCTCTTTGCGGTCGTCAATCTGGCCCGCTTCCTGAAGATCGATCCGGAGGAAGCCCTGGCCCTGACAAATCGAAAATTTACCAAACGCTTTGCCTATATCGAGCAGAAGCTGCAGGAAGCAGGCCGCAGCTTCGATGAGACCAATCTGGAAGAGATGGATCAATGGTGGGAAGAGGCAAAGCGGCACGGATGAGGAGAGGATAGAGGATGAGACTGGACAAGTATCTCAAAGTATCGCGTCTGATCAAGCGGCGGACATTGGCAAAAGAAGTATGCGATCAGAGCCGGGTGCACATCAACGATCGTCCGGCAAAGGCGTCCAGCAGCGTGAAAATCGGCGATACGCTCGCCATCCGCTTCGGCCAGAAGATCGTTACGGTCAAAGTGGAGGACATCAAGGAAAATCCGCGCAAGGAAGAGGCGGCTTCGCTCTACTCGGTGATCGGCGAAGTGCCGGTGCCGCGCGATGAAAAAGAGGAAAACGAATATCTCAAGGGAGTGTAGCCTGCAAGGGGGCTGCCATTTCCCGGAAAAGAGGGGTGTCTGGCAAAACAGATGCCCTTCTTTTTTAGGTGCCAGTATTTGACAAAGATTCTCCTCACTCCGTATAGTTAGATGAGGAAAGAAGGATTTGTCGGACAAAGGGATGAGATTGTGGGAAAAATCATGTTGTTTTCACTGTTGTGGTGGATCGTGGGCAACCCGTTTGTAGCGCTGCTGATCCTCCTGATTATTCTGTACGTGCTGGATCTTCGCTTCGTCCGCCTGCTGCCCGATGTGACCAAACCGTTTCGGCGCAATCGCCGAATCGCCGCATTGCGCCGCGAGCTGAGCGTAAACAAGCATGATACTGGTGCCAAGGTAGAGCTGGCCCGCTTGCTGATGGAAAAAGGGGACTATCCGGGTGCTCTGTCCTACCTCGATGAAGTGGCGCCGGTCATGGAAGACTCAGCGGAGGTCATCAGCGACCGCGGGATCAGCCTCTTGAAGACCGGCCGCTTGGAAGAAGGGGAAGAGCTGCTGCAAAAAGCGCTGAAGATCAACCCGCGGGTAAAATACGGCGAGCCTTATCTCCGGCTGGGCGAGGCCTATGCCAAGCAGAATCAGACGGAAAAAGCACTGGCCTATCTGCA
This sequence is a window from Brevibacillus composti. Protein-coding genes within it:
- a CDS encoding tetratricopeptide repeat protein — protein: MGKIMLFSLLWWIVGNPFVALLILLIILYVLDLRFVRLLPDVTKPFRRNRRIAALRRELSVNKHDTGAKVELARLLMEKGDYPGALSYLDEVAPVMEDSAEVISDRGISLLKTGRLEEGEELLQKALKINPRVKYGEPYLRLGEAYAKQNQTEKALAYLQELAGMQTSSAEVYYKLGELYMQMGQTEKAREAYREALDVYRALPKYKRRTERRWALLSWPKSKG
- the yabN gene encoding bifunctional methyltransferase/pyrophosphohydrolase YabN, giving the protein MTDTKGKITVLGLGAGDLDQLPYGLYRTLTGTGHLYLRTREHPVVSQLAQEISYTAFDEIYERHDSFDDVYAEITDTLLAKALQERAIVYAVPGHPLVAERTVQLLLQEGPKRGVEIEIGGGQSFIDPLFARLRIDPIEGFALLDGTAFKADQVHPGMHTIIAQVYDARVASEVKLTLMEVLPDEHPVTVATAVGVTGQERITTAPLYELDHQDHFGNLTLVYVPPAQEERVRYRQFSYLKEIVAILRSPEGCPWDREQTHQSIRKNLIEETYEVLETIDDEDPDAMCEELGDLLMQIMLHSQMAAEDGYFTVDDVVAGLSEKLIRRHPHVFGEKSAEDAGEALANWQEIKAQEKAAKGIDPERQSKLAGIPRDLPALMYAYKLQKKAAHVGFDWENIEDVYKKIDEEYQELREAAEDERAGELGDLLFAVVNLARFLKIDPEEALALTNRKFTKRFAYIEQKLQEAGRSFDETNLEEMDQWWEEAKRHG
- the mfd gene encoding transcription-repair coupling factor, which encodes MQVIINPMKQDAHIGTIVAGLETGLSEQLVSGLAGSARQALMVALRQMSNRPICVITHNMFQAQKVYEDLIELVPAEDVLLYPGNELIGSELAVASPDILAQRIHVCNRLAKGFTGFLVVPYAGLRRLAIPPHVWKESQIELSVGQELDIDAFLLRCIELGYERVDMVERKGELSVRGGIVDLYPIDAEWPVRIELFDVEIDSIRSFDMATQRSLESIQSYTIGPAKEMFASTALLQESSVRLEQKLGETVAKLKDAAAKEKVVENIGGDVERMKQGQRFPHLYSYISVIYPEQDTLLSYMPQDTVLIVDEPSRVLDTAAQLQKEEGEWLTGRIMQGEYMANLSLSRPYEEIISSKQRQIVYLSLFLRQSPKTQPQNIVNLTCRTMQNFHGQMNVLKTELARWKKAQDQIVFVAADLERAKRLERVLHDYEMEADLLTEEASTVPPGRPTIILGNLQTGFELPLNKLVVITEGEVFTAKQRKARKVQQTMTNAERIKNYLELKPGDYVVHINHGIGKYLGIETKEILGIHKDYLHIQYAGGDSLFVPIEQIDHVQKYVASEESQPKVYSLGGSEWKRVKNKVQSSVKDIAEDLIKLYAAREAAVGHAFSRDTEEQREFEAMFPYQETPDQLRAIAEVKQDMEKRRPMDRLVCGDVGYGKTEVAIRAAFKAVMEGKQVAVLVPTTILAQQHYETFRERFADYPIRVEVLSRFRSRKEQNATMKGLKDGIVDVVIGTHRLLSKDIQFRDLGLLIVDEEQRFGVSHKEKLKQLKTNVDVLTLTATPIPRTLHMSMIGVRDLSVIETPPENRFPVQTYVMEYSPALVREAIEREMARGGQVFFLYNQVQGIEQMAEQISMLVPDARIAVAHGQMNESELESVILDFLEGNYDVLVSTTIIETGVDIPNVNTLIIHNADKMGLSQLYQLRGRVGRSNRIAYAYFTYQRDKVLTEVAEKRLQAIKEFTELGSGFKIAMRDLSIRGAGNLLGAEQHGFINSVGFDLYSQMLKDAIDELKGEVKQEAAPPVEINLQLDAYLPSTYITDSRQKIEMYKKFVAVSTLEDVDDLAEELLDRFGPLTKPVENLLTISRLRVYALEHKITEISQKNPDEIKLFLHPSQNNNIDGGALFALASNWSRRVGLSGGQQIVITVKVKGLREDEGVQLVEKLLRQFHMVRKDTSTERPVS
- the spoVT gene encoding stage V sporulation protein T, whose amino-acid sequence is MKATGIVRRIDDLGRVVIPKEIRRTLRIREGDPLEIFVDRDGEVILKKYSPIGELGDFAKEYADSLYESLNHIVLISDRDTIIAVSGASKKEYMEKSIGSIVEKSLEERKTRLEKNTGTYEICRDLNETYGSFVVAPIVAGGDPIGSVILVTKNESTKMGDLETKMAETAAGFLAKQMEQ
- a CDS encoding RNA-binding S4 domain-containing protein produces the protein MRLDKYLKVSRLIKRRTLAKEVCDQSRVHINDRPAKASSSVKIGDTLAIRFGQKIVTVKVEDIKENPRKEEAASLYSVIGEVPVPRDEKEENEYLKGV
- a CDS encoding peptidylprolyl isomerase gives rise to the protein MKRSVALLSSAVLAVSLLTGCGGAAGKDSAAKPADQTQPAQNGEQATQPDDVLDQFKKLNLPYTVDPKTVLVEYQDGSLTAQEFETFLRVINFLNPMQGAMIESIDQESLKIFAREYTATKILAARAADEATQKESQELAEKTFENIKGQYMGLLGKDPSKFEQLLKNQELDQQTIIEQMVLINKSMAVLKKDINDAELKKTYEGLDKASITVASVRHILVSFEKHNNKPEEALKVANDLVARLKKGEDFAKLATENTDDPGSKESGGLYADADVSQWVPEFQDAAMKLALNEISEPVKTEYGYHIMRVESRKEKTFEEMKAQLENQALEQKYDHFNKVELDKLITKYNIPETKPAS
- a CDS encoding putative polysaccharide biosynthesis protein codes for the protein MAREKASVQFVKGAAILGAAGLVSKLLGAVYRIPYQNIAGDIGLYVYMQVYPLYSTLLILATAGFPIAISKIISERIAVGDAAGARKAFRVASMTLAVLGLFFFLFLYGGATVIARSMGDEQLAMPLRAVAWSLLLVPMVAILRGYFQGHQNMMPTGVSQVMEQLIRVVFILIAAWWAMSAYQDAYLAGTGAVFAAFPGAVTAILVLLWYWKKTKQSQQLQGEEGEAATSSTWSNRQVLRSLLFYALPICMGALVLPLIPLVDSMTVVNMLQWSGMDEEAAKLFKGAFDRSQPLIQFGTFFATSLSLALVPAISEAVAQRQQRVIEGRTEVAIRLTFLLGLPASFGLALLAEPVNVMLYGDDKGTQALAIQSFTILFATLSIASAGILQGLGRVMRPARNLFIGVLFKLILNLALVPVWGISGAAVATVLSYLIAMGLNVLAVQKYTGARLGLKQIAWKPFLSVSIMGVVVLIVEGGMLLLLQGTLASTRLLHTVVGLVSVGAGGAVYLVALLKTGGLTAADIRFLPKGERIASFLHRMKLLRT